CAGAATTTAACTACCATGGCTACATTCAGATCGGGCGGGAAAGTATTATACGGTATTATTGGGGCTGGTTATAACTTCAAAAATAAAGATGAGGTTTATGCTTTCGAAGCAGGTTTAGGTGCTCACTTTTTTCAATCAGAACATTTTAGGTTAAATGCAGAACTTACCGCGGGTTCATTGCAAAACTTTAAACGGGGCAATTATTTCAAATCTACCTTCCAGTTACTGCCATCACTTAGGATAGGCCAAAATTTAGAAATTTTTGCAGGGCCATCGTTCAATTTTGTGTCAACCAATACCGAAGAGGGAAAAAACTTACAGAAACACTATGTAAAAAGCTGGGACAGAAAAGACAATACCTTACATGCCCTGTTTTTAGGTTATACAGGTGGTTTGGCCATTAGTTTTTAGATAGGTGAATGATTGAATGACTGAGTTTTGGATGATTGAATTTTAAGTGATCGATTTTAATATTCTCTCATTCAATCCTTCTCCCTCAATCACTAATTCTCTCATTAAATTATTAAAAATATATATTTGACTACAATTAAACCCGTGGAATTAACAGCAGTAGCTTCCGAAATTAGCCATCAATACCATGATGATACCGCATTTGAACATTTGTTCAAAACGCATTACAATGCGCTGCATGCTTATGCTCAGGTGATTTTAAAGGATGAAGATGTTGCTGAGGAAATTGTACAGGGAATGTTCTTGAAGTTTTGGGAAAAAAGGGAAAACCTTAAAATACAATCTATAAAAGCATACCTCTACAAATGTGTTTACAACGATAGTTTAAACTATATTAAACAGGAAAAAACCAAAAGCAAATACCAGGAATTTACGGTACACACCATGAATACAGAACATGAACCTGCCGCTGCAAAAGTTGAGTTTTCAGAGCTACAGCAGCATTTAAGAGATGCCCTGAATCATTTACCCGAGCAATGCCGCACCATTTTCCAAATGAGCAGGTTCGAAGAATTGAAATACCGCGAAATTGCCGATCATTTAGGTCTATCAATCAAAACGGTAGAAAATCAAATGGGAAAGGCTTTAAGGATTTTAAGACTAAAACTTGCCGATTTCCTGGTGTTTATTTTACTCGGATTATGGTATTACAACGATTTTTTTAATTAGAAGAAAGCACATGACTGATGAATTATTGATAAAGGTTCTTCTAAAAGAAAGTACTATAGAAGAAAACGAAAAGGTAGAAAACTGGCTAAATGCTGCTGAGGCCAATAAAAAACATTTCTTGCAGTTAGAAACCATCTGGAACGTAAGCAACACCCTAAAAAACGAAAATAAAAGGGATGAAGAACAGGCATGGGCAAGTTTTAAGACAAGAAGAGCAGATTTAAAACCAGCGGTCAACAATATTAAGCCATTAAATCTTGGTAAGATTTGGCTAAGGATAGCTGCGGTATTGTTTATTGCGGTGGGCGGTTGGGTGGCATATAGTTTATACAGCCGCGGAAATTATACTGAACTCGCGGCTACCAACCAGGTGCGCACCGAAACCTTGCCCGATGGATCGGCCCTTACCTTAAACAAGAATTCTAAAATAAGTTATGCTGCTAACTTTAAAAACAACAGAAAACTGAAATTGGAACAAGGTGATGTATTTTTTGATGTAGCTAAAGATAAAATCCATCCTTTTGTTATCGACATTGAAAAAATCAGTGTAGAAGTGGTAGGTACCTCGTTCAACATTAAGCATATAAAAAAGGATACCGAAATTAACGTAGAAACCGGGATTGTGAAGGTTCGCCTGGCCAACAATGAAATTAAGCTTTATAAGGGCGAAAAGATCTATATCGACGGAAATACCAGCAAACTGGTAAAAGAACAAAGCACCGATCAACTTTATAATTACTACCGTAGCAACATGTTCCAGGCCAATAATATTGCTTTATCCAAACTGGTGATTACCTTGAACGAGGCTTATGGAAGCAACATCACTTTAGATGAAAAGATTAAGGGCTTAACCATTAATACCACTTTAAAAATGGGATCGATAAACCAGAATCTTGAAATTATCTGCCAAACCTTAAATTTACAGTTATCCCGTAACGGCAACAGCATTTTGTTGTCTGCTAAAAAATAATGAAGACAAAACTGATTATCTTATTGCTCTTTATTTCGGGCTATTGTAGCGCACAGGTTACCACCGTTGATTATAGAAGGAATTTATCAAAAGGAGTAAGTTTAAATGTTAAGCAGGAACGGATTGGCAATGTTTTGCAGATGATAAGCAAAGCTGGCGGATTCTATTTTTCTTACAACGGAGTATTATTCCGACAGGATAGCCTGGTTAGCCTGAATGTGAAAAATGTTCCGGTGCGCGAGGTTTTAGATCAGCTATTTGATGGTAAGGTAGATTATAAAGAAAATGCCGAATACATTATTCTTCGTTATGCCGTAAATCATTTAACAATAGAAGCAGAGCACATTGCTAATGGCGACAATGAATATGCAATAAGCGGTTATGTAGTTGATACCAGAACCGGAAATAAAGTTAAACAGGCCAGTGTTTACGAAAAAAAACTGCTTCAGGCTGCGCTTACAGATAACAATGGTCATTTTACCTTGCGTTTTAGGGGCGAGCACAGTGGCGTAATTTTAACGGCAAGTAAAGAAACCTATCGCGATACAGCCCTGGTTTTTTTGGCTGACATCAATATAAAGCCCGGGAAATACGAAGATCCAGATAAGGAGAAGGGCGCATTTTTTACCAACACTTTTGGAGGACGAGGGATATGGCGTTTTTTGCTCTCCTCAAAGCAACGTATCCAGAATCTGAATATTCCTAATTTTTTGGCACAGACACCTTTTCAGGCATCGTTTACCCCTGGCTTAAGCTCGCATGGCAGCATGAGTTCGAGTGTAGTAAACAAGGTATCTTTAAATATACTTGGTGGTTATACTGCCGGAACAAATGGCTTTGAAATAGCGGGGGCGTTTAATTTAACCAAAGGCGATATTAAAAAGATTCAGGTAGCAGGTTTATTCAATGTAGTGGGCGGATCAGTAAAAGGCACTCAATTTTCGGGTGCCTACAACGATGTAAATAGGAATGTAGATGGTTTACAGGTGTCCGGTTTGTTGAACAGGGTAGAAAATAAGGTAAGGGGAGTACAATTGGCGGGGGTTGGTAACCTCTCGGGCAAAGATGTTAAAGGAGCGCAGGTAGCCGGACTGATTAATGTGAGCAAAAATACCACAGGAGTTCAGCTGGCAGGTGTATTGAATAAAACATCGGGCCGTTTAAAGGGTATGCAGCTTGCCGGATTGGTTAACCATGCTCAAAATATGGACGGTTTTCAACTTGGCGTGGTAAATCTGGCCGATTCATCATCAGGCATCAGTATTGGGTTGATCAACCTATCCAATAATGGCTACCGCAAAATAATGGTCTATAGCAATGAGGTAATCAATACCAACATCGCCTTTAAAACCGGAAATGCCAAATTATACACCTTATTAATTGCAGGTAAAAATTTTTCTGATACTGCCCATGCATTTACTTTTGGATTAGGCCTTGGTCATGATTTTATATTAAACAAACGCTTCTCCATCGCCGCCGAAGGAACGATCCAATCTATATATCTCGGCAATTTTGAAGAAGCAAACAACCTGTACAGGATACAGAGCTACTTACAGGTTAACGCTTTATCCCGTCTTACTTTTTTTGCCGGACCTGCTTACTCATATTATGTAAGGAGAGGAGTAGTTCCTAGTGAAAATTATAAAAAGGAATTAGCTCCTGCCTGGCAGCACAGCTTTAAAAACGGTG
The nucleotide sequence above comes from Pedobacter riviphilus. Encoded proteins:
- a CDS encoding FecR family protein, which produces MTDELLIKVLLKESTIEENEKVENWLNAAEANKKHFLQLETIWNVSNTLKNENKRDEEQAWASFKTRRADLKPAVNNIKPLNLGKIWLRIAAVLFIAVGGWVAYSLYSRGNYTELAATNQVRTETLPDGSALTLNKNSKISYAANFKNNRKLKLEQGDVFFDVAKDKIHPFVIDIEKISVEVVGTSFNIKHIKKDTEINVETGIVKVRLANNEIKLYKGEKIYIDGNTSKLVKEQSTDQLYNYYRSNMFQANNIALSKLVITLNEAYGSNITLDEKIKGLTINTTLKMGSINQNLEIICQTLNLQLSRNGNSILLSAKK
- a CDS encoding RNA polymerase sigma-70 factor is translated as MELTAVASEISHQYHDDTAFEHLFKTHYNALHAYAQVILKDEDVAEEIVQGMFLKFWEKRENLKIQSIKAYLYKCVYNDSLNYIKQEKTKSKYQEFTVHTMNTEHEPAAAKVEFSELQQHLRDALNHLPEQCRTIFQMSRFEELKYREIADHLGLSIKTVENQMGKALRILRLKLADFLVFILLGLWYYNDFFN
- a CDS encoding STN and carboxypeptidase regulatory-like domain-containing protein; this translates as MKTKLIILLLFISGYCSAQVTTVDYRRNLSKGVSLNVKQERIGNVLQMISKAGGFYFSYNGVLFRQDSLVSLNVKNVPVREVLDQLFDGKVDYKENAEYIILRYAVNHLTIEAEHIANGDNEYAISGYVVDTRTGNKVKQASVYEKKLLQAALTDNNGHFTLRFRGEHSGVILTASKETYRDTALVFLADINIKPGKYEDPDKEKGAFFTNTFGGRGIWRFLLSSKQRIQNLNIPNFLAQTPFQASFTPGLSSHGSMSSSVVNKVSLNILGGYTAGTNGFEIAGAFNLTKGDIKKIQVAGLFNVVGGSVKGTQFSGAYNDVNRNVDGLQVSGLLNRVENKVRGVQLAGVGNLSGKDVKGAQVAGLINVSKNTTGVQLAGVLNKTSGRLKGMQLAGLVNHAQNMDGFQLGVVNLADSSSGISIGLINLSNNGYRKIMVYSNEVINTNIAFKTGNAKLYTLLIAGKNFSDTAHAFTFGLGLGHDFILNKRFSIAAEGTIQSIYLGNFEEANNLYRIQSYLQVNALSRLTFFAGPAYSYYVRRGVVPSENYKKELAPAWQHSFKNGAQGWLGWNFGFMFSL